The following proteins are co-located in the Conyzicola lurida genome:
- a CDS encoding acyltransferase family protein, whose product MSAPKRDFRTDLQALRAVAVLAVIVNHMWPDVLPGGYIGVDVFFVISGYLITSHLLRESRSTGKIRLGAFWARRARRLLPAALLVLAVCAVFTVIRLPMPVWENSLYQIGAAAVYVLNWLLASNSLDYFAQGDAQTVVTHYWSLSVEEQFYLVWPLILLVVAWLTFRRAKRTQVVVTAVAFAGIFLLSLAWATYGISHTPAATYFQTTARAWEFAAGGLIALLPVFSEVIRRRLIPLVWVGWALILGSTVLFDGQSGVPGPAALIPVVGVALVIAIGEVDHAWSPKQLTEFRPVQIVGDVSYAAYLWHWPLIVAAPWVLHRAISDQDKFTILAITFILALLTKRFVEDPVRLGPLARVRPRWILVMTVAAMAVVLIPTAAGVYTLRDRGASVAAELAAESRDPGECFGAQAELGTADCSDSRELADRSYLLASGQFNLISSTTGGTVCDDIPIDNGVLRSCSFGEPEGEQSLDIAIVGDSHAEMWSGALDTIASVHDARIHTFLKGGCAATADLAVAAAVSSPEEVAACKIWRPAMIPMIAEDPDIDVVITTARANIYTSGGQPDTGEGYVEAWNTWLDAGKHVIVIADTPAFSTTAAGCVAETQSSSTDECTMPIDGVRAETGLSLAAESMDNENFSYVNFESVFCDTVCYPVVGGIPAFFDSNHLSEYLTRSFGDEWLYDEISAAYAAE is encoded by the coding sequence ATGAGTGCACCGAAGCGGGACTTCCGCACAGATCTACAGGCGCTGCGCGCCGTAGCTGTGCTCGCGGTGATCGTGAACCACATGTGGCCGGACGTGCTGCCCGGTGGCTACATCGGCGTCGACGTCTTCTTCGTGATCAGCGGCTACCTCATCACCTCGCACCTGCTCCGCGAGTCGCGGAGCACCGGCAAGATCCGTCTGGGCGCCTTCTGGGCCCGTCGTGCCCGCCGCCTGCTGCCCGCCGCGCTGCTCGTGCTCGCCGTGTGTGCCGTTTTCACCGTCATCCGGCTGCCCATGCCCGTCTGGGAGAACTCGCTCTACCAAATCGGCGCTGCCGCCGTCTACGTGCTGAACTGGCTGCTCGCCTCCAACTCGCTCGACTACTTCGCCCAGGGCGACGCGCAGACCGTGGTCACGCACTACTGGTCGCTGTCGGTCGAAGAACAGTTCTACCTCGTCTGGCCTCTCATCCTGCTGGTCGTGGCCTGGCTGACCTTCCGCCGCGCCAAGCGCACGCAGGTCGTCGTCACCGCTGTGGCCTTCGCCGGCATCTTCCTGCTCTCGCTGGCCTGGGCGACCTACGGCATCTCGCACACGCCCGCCGCGACCTATTTCCAGACCACCGCCCGGGCGTGGGAATTCGCCGCGGGCGGTCTCATCGCCCTGCTCCCCGTGTTCAGCGAGGTCATCCGCCGCCGTCTGATCCCGCTGGTCTGGGTCGGCTGGGCGCTGATTCTCGGCAGTACCGTGCTCTTCGACGGGCAGTCCGGCGTCCCCGGCCCCGCCGCCCTCATCCCGGTCGTCGGTGTCGCGCTCGTCATCGCCATCGGCGAGGTCGACCACGCCTGGTCGCCCAAGCAGCTCACCGAGTTCCGCCCCGTGCAGATCGTCGGCGACGTGAGCTACGCGGCCTACCTCTGGCACTGGCCCCTCATCGTCGCCGCCCCGTGGGTGCTGCACCGCGCGATCAGCGACCAGGACAAGTTCACCATCCTCGCGATCACGTTCATCCTCGCCCTCCTGACCAAGCGTTTCGTCGAGGACCCGGTGCGCCTCGGCCCGCTCGCCCGCGTGCGCCCGCGCTGGATCCTCGTGATGACCGTCGCCGCGATGGCCGTGGTGCTCATCCCCACGGCGGCCGGCGTGTACACGCTGCGCGACCGCGGCGCCTCGGTGGCCGCGGAACTCGCCGCGGAATCGCGCGACCCGGGCGAGTGCTTCGGCGCCCAGGCCGAACTCGGCACGGCGGACTGCTCGGACTCGCGCGAGCTCGCCGACCGCAGCTATCTGCTCGCCAGCGGCCAGTTCAACCTGATCTCCAGCACCACCGGCGGGACCGTCTGCGACGACATCCCGATCGACAACGGCGTGCTTCGTTCCTGCTCGTTCGGCGAGCCGGAGGGCGAGCAGTCGCTCGACATCGCGATCGTCGGCGACTCGCACGCCGAGATGTGGTCGGGAGCGCTCGACACCATCGCCTCCGTGCACGACGCGCGCATCCACACGTTCCTCAAGGGCGGGTGCGCCGCGACGGCCGACCTCGCCGTGGCAGCCGCGGTCTCGAGCCCCGAAGAGGTGGCCGCCTGCAAGATCTGGCGGCCCGCGATGATCCCCATGATCGCGGAAGACCCCGACATCGACGTGGTCATCACCACCGCGCGCGCGAACATCTACACCAGCGGCGGCCAGCCCGACACGGGCGAGGGCTACGTCGAGGCGTGGAACACCTGGCTCGACGCGGGCAAGCACGTCATCGTGATCGCCGACACCCCGGCCTTCTCGACCACGGCTGCCGGCTGCGTCGCCGAGACGCAGAGTTCCAGCACCGACGAGTGCACGATGCCGATCGACGGGGTCAGGGCCGAAACCGGCCTCAGCCTCGCGGCGGAGTCCATGGACAACGAGAACTTCAGCTATGTGAACTTCGAGTCGGTGTTCTGCGACACGGTCTGCTACCCCGTGGTCGGCGGTATCCCCGCCTTCTTCGACAGCAACCACCTCAGCGAGTACCTCACCCGCTCGTTCGGCGACGAGTGGCTCTACGACGAGATCTCGGCGGCGTACGCGGCCGAGTAG
- a CDS encoding acyltransferase family protein, translating to MTGPKRDFRTDLQALRAVAVLAVIVNHMWPEVLPGGYIGVDVFFVISGFLITSHLLRESRSTGKIRLGAFWARRARRLLPAALLVLAVCAVFTVVKMPLPQWENELYQIGAAAVYVLNWLLASNSLDYFAQGEAQTLVTHYWSLSVEEQFYIVWPIILLVVAWLTFRRAKRTQVVVTAVVFAGIALVSLAWAVYSTAQTPSAAYFQTTGRAWEFAAGGLVALLPVFSETIRRRLSAFVWLGWALIFGSAVLFDSQSGVPGPAALIPVLGVVLVIAIGEADHTWSTRALTSFRPVQIIGDVSYSAYLWHWPLIVAAPVILSRPIGTPEKLVLLAITLVLALLTKRFVEDPVRLGPLARTRPRWILVMTVVAMAVVVVPSAVGVLALRDRGVSATAELVAASKDPGECFGAQAELGTADCSDSRELDDQGYLLANGQFNLISSTTGGTVCEDVTTANGFVKTCSFGVPEGSQDLDIAIVGDSHAEMWSGSLDTVAPVHNARIHTFLKGGCTATADPAVGTISTDPAYIAECHAWRTDMIARLVDDPDIDIIITTAWSDRYTVNGQPDPGTGYADAWNQWLDSGKRVILMAEPPVLPVDIVDCILDSCTVPVESLDTESGLTRAAAMIDNENFSVVDFSDVFCDDVCYPVVGGIPAYYDSNHLTEAFTRSFGEEWLNDELTQPFVQQ from the coding sequence ATGACTGGACCAAAGCGGGATTTCCGCACTGATCTGCAGGCGCTCCGCGCCGTAGCGGTGCTGGCCGTGATCGTCAACCACATGTGGCCCGAGGTCCTGCCCGGCGGCTACATCGGCGTCGACGTCTTCTTCGTGATCAGCGGATTCCTGATCACGTCGCACCTGCTCCGCGAGTCGCGGAGCACAGGCAAGATCCGACTGGGCGCGTTCTGGGCGCGTCGCGCCCGCCGTCTGCTGCCCGCCGCGCTACTCGTACTCGCGGTCTGCGCGGTCTTCACCGTCGTGAAAATGCCCCTTCCCCAGTGGGAAAACGAGCTGTACCAGATCGGCGCCGCCGCGGTCTACGTGCTCAACTGGCTCCTCGCCTCGAACTCGCTCGACTACTTCGCCCAGGGCGAGGCCCAGACCCTGGTCACCCACTACTGGTCGCTGTCGGTCGAAGAGCAGTTCTACATCGTCTGGCCGATCATCCTCCTGGTCGTCGCCTGGCTCACCTTCCGTCGGGCCAAGCGCACGCAGGTCGTCGTCACCGCCGTCGTCTTCGCCGGTATCGCGCTCGTCTCGCTCGCCTGGGCCGTGTACTCCACCGCCCAGACACCGTCTGCCGCGTATTTCCAGACCACGGGCCGCGCGTGGGAGTTCGCCGCCGGTGGACTCGTCGCGCTGCTCCCCGTCTTCAGCGAGACGATCCGCCGCCGCCTCAGCGCGTTCGTCTGGCTCGGCTGGGCGCTCATCTTCGGCAGCGCCGTGCTGTTCGACTCGCAGTCGGGCGTCCCCGGCCCCGCAGCCCTCATCCCCGTGCTCGGTGTGGTTCTCGTCATCGCGATCGGCGAGGCCGACCACACCTGGTCGACGCGGGCGCTCACCTCGTTCCGTCCCGTGCAGATCATCGGTGACGTGAGCTACTCGGCGTACCTCTGGCACTGGCCGCTGATCGTCGCCGCCCCCGTCATCCTGTCTCGGCCGATCGGCACGCCGGAGAAGCTCGTGCTGCTCGCCATCACCCTGGTTCTCGCGCTGCTCACCAAGCGTTTCGTCGAAGACCCGGTGCGCCTCGGCCCGCTCGCGCGCACGCGCCCGCGCTGGATCCTCGTGATGACAGTGGTCGCGATGGCCGTGGTCGTCGTGCCGTCAGCCGTCGGTGTGCTCGCACTGCGCGACCGTGGCGTCTCCGCGACCGCCGAGCTCGTCGCCGCGTCGAAAGACCCGGGGGAGTGCTTCGGTGCCCAGGCCGAACTCGGCACCGCAGACTGCTCCGACTCCCGCGAACTCGACGACCAGGGGTACCTGCTCGCCAACGGCCAGTTCAACCTCATCTCCAGCACGACCGGCGGCACCGTCTGCGAAGACGTGACCACGGCCAACGGGTTCGTCAAGACCTGCTCGTTCGGTGTGCCGGAGGGGTCGCAGGACCTCGACATCGCGATCGTCGGCGACTCGCACGCCGAGATGTGGTCGGGCTCCCTCGACACCGTGGCACCCGTGCACAACGCGCGCATCCACACCTTCCTCAAGGGCGGCTGCACGGCGACCGCGGACCCCGCGGTGGGCACGATCAGCACGGACCCCGCCTACATTGCCGAGTGCCACGCCTGGCGCACGGACATGATCGCCAGGCTGGTCGACGACCCCGACATCGACATCATCATCACGACGGCATGGTCGGACCGCTACACCGTCAACGGCCAGCCCGACCCCGGCACCGGGTATGCCGACGCGTGGAACCAGTGGCTCGACTCGGGCAAGCGCGTCATTCTCATGGCCGAGCCCCCCGTGCTGCCCGTCGACATCGTCGACTGCATCCTCGACTCGTGCACCGTGCCCGTGGAGAGCCTCGACACCGAGTCGGGACTGACCCGCGCCGCGGCGATGATCGACAACGAGAACTTCAGCGTGGTCGACTTCTCCGACGTGTTCTGCGACGACGTCTGCTACCCCGTCGTCGGTGGAATCCCCGCGTACTACGACAGCAATCACCTCACCGAGGCGTTCACGCGCTCGTTCGGCGAGGAATGGCTCAACGACGAGCTGACACAACCGTTCGTGCAGCAGTAA
- a CDS encoding sensor histidine kinase produces MDSEWLVPLSLVFGTVVGAGMVAIVVLAARRGQRAVDVVSPTVPDGVDQVIDALESAGVVLDPSNNVVKVSPGALAFGLVAHQALVHPELVSIVDKVRRTGQTLTEEVHLARGPFGDANLYLFVRVARLGARYILLLAEDRTEAYRLDDVRRDFVANISHELKTPIGAVSLLAEALSFAADDPDQVRKFAKRLSKESERLARITQEIIELSRLQAADALAKPELVSIDHVVSLAIDQNHVVADANSVALVSGGDHGATVYGDESLLVVALHNLIANAIQYSSSSPARVGIGVSNSGGIVEIAVTDQGVGIPEEDLDRVFERFFRIDPARSRNTGGSGLGLSIVKHVAHNHGGDVRVWSQLGSGSTFTIRLPEATTAEAGTGEEK; encoded by the coding sequence ATGGACTCCGAATGGCTGGTGCCCTTGTCGCTTGTCTTCGGAACTGTTGTCGGAGCCGGCATGGTCGCGATCGTCGTACTGGCCGCACGCCGCGGGCAGCGCGCTGTCGACGTCGTCAGCCCGACCGTGCCCGACGGTGTCGACCAGGTGATCGACGCGCTCGAGTCGGCGGGCGTCGTTCTCGACCCGTCGAACAACGTCGTGAAGGTGAGCCCGGGCGCGCTCGCGTTCGGCCTCGTCGCGCACCAGGCGCTCGTGCACCCCGAGCTGGTGTCGATCGTCGACAAGGTGCGGCGCACCGGCCAGACACTCACCGAAGAAGTGCATCTGGCCCGCGGCCCGTTCGGCGACGCGAACCTCTACCTGTTCGTACGGGTGGCACGGCTCGGAGCCCGCTACATCCTGCTGCTGGCGGAGGACCGCACGGAGGCCTACCGCCTCGACGACGTGCGCCGCGACTTCGTGGCGAACATCAGCCACGAGCTCAAGACGCCCATCGGCGCGGTGAGTCTGCTCGCCGAAGCCCTCTCGTTCGCGGCAGACGACCCCGACCAGGTGCGCAAGTTCGCCAAGCGCCTCTCCAAGGAATCCGAGCGCCTGGCCCGCATCACGCAGGAGATCATCGAGCTCTCCCGCCTGCAGGCCGCCGACGCGTTGGCCAAGCCCGAACTCGTCTCCATCGACCACGTCGTCTCGCTCGCCATCGACCAGAACCACGTCGTGGCCGACGCCAACTCCGTGGCGCTGGTGAGCGGCGGCGACCACGGCGCGACCGTCTACGGCGACGAGTCGCTCCTCGTGGTCGCGCTGCACAACCTGATCGCCAACGCGATCCAGTACTCGTCGTCGTCGCCGGCCAGGGTCGGCATCGGCGTCAGCAACTCGGGCGGCATCGTGGAGATCGCCGTCACCGACCAGGGGGTCGGAATTCCCGAGGAGGATCTCGACCGGGTGTTCGAGCGGTTCTTCCGCATCGACCCCGCTCGGAGCCGCAACACCGGCGGGTCGGGTCTCGGCCTGAGCATCGTCAAACACGTAGCCCACAATCACGGTGGTGACGTTCGGGTCTGGTCCCAACTGGGCAGCGGATCCACGTTCACCATTCGACTGCCAGAGGCGACAACCGCCGAGGCCGGTACTGGAGAAGAGAAATGA
- a CDS encoding GNAT family N-acetyltransferase codes for MASVSIVPLGLEEARRVLAQTPLPSDNWAPGYPFADELDVLPLFIDAFERNGNPAPFGLYAVVRSDDGAYIGGIGFFGPPEDGVAELGFGLIEGARGHGFAAEALASAIRIALDNGATSVVADALVDNPASHRTMLTAGMVETRRDDRLVYFATR; via the coding sequence ATGGCGAGCGTATCCATCGTGCCGCTCGGCCTCGAGGAGGCGCGACGGGTGCTCGCGCAGACACCTCTGCCGTCGGACAACTGGGCGCCGGGGTACCCGTTTGCCGACGAGCTCGACGTGCTGCCGCTGTTCATCGACGCGTTCGAGCGGAACGGCAACCCGGCTCCCTTCGGCCTGTACGCGGTCGTGCGGTCGGACGACGGCGCGTACATCGGCGGCATCGGGTTCTTCGGACCGCCCGAGGACGGGGTGGCGGAGCTCGGCTTCGGGCTGATCGAGGGCGCGCGGGGGCACGGCTTCGCCGCGGAGGCCCTCGCGTCCGCCATCCGGATCGCTCTCGACAACGGGGCTACGTCGGTGGTCGCTGACGCCCTGGTCGACAACCCCGCCTCGCACCGCACGATGCTCACGGCGGGAATGGTCGAGACGCGGCGCGACGATCGGCTCGTCTACTTCGCGACGCGGTAG
- a CDS encoding class I SAM-dependent methyltransferase, with the protein MPIGSITRGTTGTNRLRRIDRWIATLPALRHAQDPLVVDLGYGASATTTLELHHRLSAVRPDVELIGIEIDPARVKLASLSAKPGVSFRLGGFEVPLPGDRRATVIRAFNVLRQYDESQVLENWHRVVDRLQPGGVLVEGTCNEVGRVASWVDVAADGPQSFTVSLRLDGLDKPSIVAERLPKVLIHRNVAGEKVHAFLLALDKHWQYNAALSTYAPSQRWIATVAGLRDEGWPVLGTKSRWRLGELTVKWDAVAPLGFSWGR; encoded by the coding sequence ATGCCCATCGGTTCGATCACGCGCGGCACGACGGGCACCAACCGGCTGCGCCGCATCGACCGCTGGATCGCCACTCTGCCGGCCCTCCGCCACGCGCAGGACCCGCTCGTCGTCGACCTCGGCTACGGGGCGTCCGCCACCACGACGCTCGAACTCCACCACCGTCTCTCGGCCGTGCGCCCCGACGTCGAGTTGATCGGCATCGAAATCGACCCCGCCCGGGTGAAACTCGCCTCCCTCTCGGCGAAACCCGGTGTGAGCTTCCGTCTCGGCGGGTTCGAGGTGCCGCTCCCGGGCGATCGTCGGGCCACCGTCATCCGGGCCTTCAATGTCCTTCGCCAGTACGACGAGAGCCAGGTGCTCGAGAACTGGCACCGGGTCGTCGACCGCCTGCAGCCGGGCGGCGTGCTCGTCGAGGGCACCTGCAACGAGGTGGGCCGGGTTGCCAGCTGGGTGGATGTCGCGGCCGACGGCCCGCAGAGCTTCACCGTCTCGCTGCGTCTCGACGGTCTCGACAAACCGTCGATCGTTGCCGAGCGGTTGCCCAAGGTGCTGATCCACCGCAATGTCGCCGGTGAGAAGGTGCACGCCTTCCTGCTCGCGCTCGACAAGCACTGGCAGTACAACGCCGCGCTGTCGACCTACGCGCCGAGCCAGCGCTGGATCGCGACGGTCGCGGGCCTGCGCGACGAAGGATGGCCGGTGCTCGGCACGAAGTCACGCTGGCGGCTCGGCGAGCTGACCGTGAAGTGGGACGCGGTCGCGCCGCTCGGCTTCTCGTGGGGACGCTGA
- a CDS encoding DNA modification methylase, which translates to MNARGAASAILIGAVLLGTTGCSLFSEKATLIQYDPSDGVSADLGDIELRNVLAISEDGEDLNLVLTAINTSDDGIFVTFEFADGSDEQVDERLYVPANSSKSVGQPDEDKVTLVGADTQVGGTFPVYAQYGDVPGQELLVPVFDGSLPEYSTLLPVAPTATATPTDSATPTPSSTSTPSPESTDTAE; encoded by the coding sequence GTGAACGCTCGCGGCGCGGCATCCGCCATCCTCATCGGCGCTGTCCTTCTCGGCACGACCGGTTGCTCGCTCTTCTCCGAGAAGGCGACGCTGATCCAGTACGACCCCAGCGACGGTGTCAGCGCCGACCTGGGCGATATCGAGCTGCGCAACGTGCTCGCGATCTCGGAAGACGGCGAAGACCTCAACCTGGTCCTCACCGCGATCAACACGAGCGACGACGGCATCTTCGTCACGTTCGAGTTCGCCGACGGTTCCGACGAGCAGGTCGACGAGCGTCTCTACGTTCCGGCCAACTCGTCGAAGTCCGTGGGACAGCCCGACGAAGACAAGGTGACCCTCGTCGGCGCGGACACGCAGGTCGGCGGCACCTTCCCGGTCTACGCCCAGTACGGAGACGTGCCCGGCCAGGAGCTGCTCGTTCCCGTGTTCGACGGCAGCCTGCCCGAGTACTCGACGCTGCTGCCGGTCGCTCCCACCGCGACGGCCACGCCGACCGATAGCGCCACGCCGACGCCGTCCTCGACCTCGACTCCGTCGCCGGAGTCCACCGACACCGCCGAGTAG
- a CDS encoding response regulator transcription factor, which yields MTTILIVEDEQSLSEPLAYLLEREGYETTIAADGLAAVAEFDRAGADLVLLDLMLPGLSGTEVCREIRTRSNVPIIMLTAKDSEIDIVVGLELGADDYVTKPYSTRELLARIRAVLRRRIEAEDDHESILEAGTVRMDVERHTVSVDGAETAMPLKEFELLELLLRNSGRVLTRGQLIDRVWGADYFGDTKTLDVHIKRIRSRIEKVPSEPTMLVTVRGLGYRFEA from the coding sequence ATGACCACGATCCTCATCGTCGAAGACGAGCAGTCGCTCAGCGAACCGCTCGCGTACCTGCTCGAGCGCGAGGGGTACGAGACGACGATCGCCGCCGACGGCCTCGCCGCCGTCGCCGAGTTCGACCGTGCGGGCGCCGACCTGGTGCTCCTCGACCTCATGCTCCCGGGGCTATCCGGCACCGAGGTCTGCCGCGAGATCCGCACTCGCTCGAACGTGCCGATCATCATGCTGACCGCGAAGGACAGCGAGATCGATATCGTCGTCGGACTCGAGCTGGGCGCCGACGACTACGTCACCAAGCCCTACTCCACCCGCGAGCTGCTGGCCCGCATCCGCGCCGTGCTGCGCCGCCGCATCGAAGCCGAGGACGACCACGAGTCGATCCTCGAGGCGGGCACGGTCCGCATGGACGTCGAGCGCCACACGGTGAGCGTCGACGGCGCCGAGACGGCGATGCCGCTCAAGGAGTTCGAGCTGCTAGAGCTGCTGCTGCGCAACTCGGGACGCGTGCTCACCCGCGGCCAGCTCATCGACCGCGTCTGGGGCGCCGACTACTTCGGCGACACCAAGACCCTCGACGTGCACATCAAGCGCATCCGCTCGCGGATTGAGAAGGTGCCGTCGGAACCGACAATGCTGGTTACGGTGCGCGGCCTCGGCTACCGGTTCGAAGCGTAG
- a CDS encoding phosphoglyceromutase, translating into MTYTLILLRHGNSDWNQKNLFTGWVDVRLSDQGVDEAKRAGELLAESGLKPEILYTSVLTRAIQTANLALEVADRLWIPVKRTWRLNERHYGALQGLDKAETLEKFGQEKFMEWRRSFDVPPPVLEDDAEYSQVHDERYIGIDGEIPRTESLALVIDRMLPYWESDITVDLKAGKTVLVTAHGNSLRALIKHLDHISDADISELNVPTGIPLVYELDENFVPIKPAYYLDPEAAAAGAAAVASQGKK; encoded by the coding sequence ATGACTTACACGCTCATCCTCCTGCGCCACGGCAACTCCGACTGGAACCAAAAGAACCTCTTCACCGGCTGGGTCGACGTGCGACTGAGCGACCAGGGCGTGGACGAGGCGAAGCGTGCCGGCGAGCTGCTCGCCGAGTCGGGCCTCAAGCCCGAGATCCTCTACACGAGCGTGCTGACCCGCGCGATCCAGACCGCGAACCTCGCGCTCGAGGTCGCCGACCGCCTGTGGATCCCGGTCAAGCGCACCTGGCGTCTCAACGAGCGTCACTACGGCGCGCTGCAGGGCCTCGACAAGGCGGAGACCCTGGAGAAGTTCGGCCAGGAGAAGTTCATGGAGTGGCGTCGCAGCTTCGACGTGCCGCCGCCCGTGCTCGAGGACGACGCCGAGTACAGCCAGGTGCACGACGAGCGCTACATCGGTATCGACGGCGAGATCCCGCGCACCGAGAGCCTCGCGCTCGTCATCGACCGCATGCTGCCCTACTGGGAGAGCGACATCACCGTCGACCTCAAGGCGGGCAAAACCGTGCTGGTGACCGCGCACGGCAACTCGCTGCGCGCGCTGATCAAGCACCTCGACCACATCAGCGACGCCGACATCTCCGAGCTGAACGTGCCCACCGGCATCCCGCTCGTCTACGAGCTCGACGAGAACTTCGTGCCGATCAAGCCCGCGTACTACCTCGACCCCGAGGCTGCTGCCGCCGGCGCCGCCGCGGTCGCGAGCCAGGGCAAGAAGTAG
- the phoU gene encoding phosphate signaling complex protein PhoU, with protein sequence MREVFQQELREVQERLVEIAALVAVSIDNATRAFNESNVSLAETVIADDEKIDVAALELDELAINILARQQPVARDLRIVVSALRISASLERMGDMAEHIAQLARYRFPDKVVPKSLRGTFAELGALDVAIANKLVELLTTEDTRLAEEIRNDDDRIDALHLSVFDKVLGETWKGAAVDTVDATLASRYHERFADHAVSIAKKVQYLATGDWVVASS encoded by the coding sequence GTGCGCGAGGTATTCCAGCAGGAGCTCCGAGAAGTTCAGGAGCGCCTCGTTGAGATTGCGGCCCTGGTCGCGGTGTCGATCGACAACGCAACTCGGGCATTCAACGAGTCCAACGTCTCCCTCGCGGAGACGGTCATCGCCGACGACGAGAAGATCGACGTCGCGGCACTCGAGCTCGACGAGCTCGCCATCAACATCCTGGCCCGCCAGCAGCCGGTCGCCCGCGACCTGCGCATCGTCGTTAGCGCGCTGCGCATCTCGGCGTCGCTCGAGCGCATGGGCGACATGGCCGAGCACATCGCCCAGCTCGCCCGTTACCGCTTCCCCGACAAGGTCGTGCCGAAGAGCCTGCGCGGTACCTTCGCCGAGCTCGGCGCCCTCGACGTCGCCATCGCGAACAAGCTCGTCGAGCTGCTCACGACCGAAGACACCCGCCTCGCCGAGGAGATCCGCAACGACGACGACCGCATCGACGCTCTGCACCTCAGCGTGTTCGACAAGGTCCTCGGCGAGACCTGGAAGGGTGCGGCGGTCGATACCGTCGACGCGACCCTCGCCTCGCGTTACCACGAGCGTTTCGCGGACCACGCGGTCTCGATCGCCAAGAAGGTGCAGTACCTGGCGACCGGCGACTGGGTCGTCGCCTCCAGCTAG
- the ispD gene encoding 2-C-methyl-D-erythritol 4-phosphate cytidylyltransferase: MPLVTAPVVAVVVVAAGSGTRLGAAEPKAFVPVRGRSILEHALSGVFLMADAAQVVVVAPAERLEVARELAERVAGPAAAHVTVVAGGDTRQQSVEAGLAVLEPGIEIVLVHDSARAFTPASQFEAVVAGVRATGGGVIPGLAVADTIKQLDWTGAVERTVDRSQLVAVQTPQGFPREGLLAAYATANEDYTDDAAVFAAAGLPVTVVDGDPLAFKITTPWDLRRAEAIVDENAPASVSRTGIGIDVHQFDELVPLWLGGLHWPDEAGLAGHSDGDAVAHAVCDALLSAAGLGDIGGNFGTDDPRFADARGDVFVCATVRLVTDAGFSIDNVAVQIVGNRPKIAPRRALMEERMSAMVGAPVSVSATTTDGLGFTGRGEGITAIATALLRR; the protein is encoded by the coding sequence ATCCCCCTCGTGACCGCCCCCGTCGTCGCGGTCGTCGTGGTCGCGGCCGGCAGCGGAACCCGTCTTGGTGCCGCCGAACCCAAAGCCTTCGTGCCGGTGCGCGGCAGGTCGATTCTCGAACACGCACTCTCCGGCGTCTTTCTAATGGCGGATGCCGCCCAGGTCGTCGTCGTCGCACCCGCCGAACGGCTCGAGGTCGCCCGTGAGCTCGCCGAGCGCGTGGCCGGTCCCGCCGCCGCGCACGTGACCGTCGTCGCGGGCGGAGACACCCGCCAGCAGTCGGTCGAGGCCGGACTCGCTGTGCTCGAGCCGGGAATCGAGATCGTGCTGGTCCACGATTCCGCGCGGGCGTTCACCCCCGCCAGCCAGTTCGAAGCGGTCGTCGCCGGCGTGCGCGCGACAGGGGGAGGCGTCATCCCGGGTCTCGCCGTCGCCGACACGATCAAACAGCTCGATTGGACCGGCGCTGTCGAACGCACCGTCGACCGCTCGCAACTCGTCGCCGTGCAGACGCCGCAGGGATTCCCGCGTGAGGGGCTGCTCGCGGCCTACGCGACCGCGAACGAGGACTACACCGACGACGCCGCGGTCTTCGCGGCCGCGGGGCTGCCCGTCACCGTGGTCGACGGCGACCCGCTCGCGTTCAAGATCACGACGCCGTGGGATCTGCGCCGCGCGGAAGCCATCGTCGACGAGAACGCCCCCGCGTCGGTGTCGCGTACCGGCATCGGCATCGACGTGCACCAGTTCGACGAGCTCGTGCCGCTCTGGCTGGGCGGGCTGCACTGGCCCGACGAAGCCGGCCTCGCGGGCCACAGCGACGGCGACGCGGTCGCGCACGCGGTGTGCGACGCGCTGCTCTCCGCTGCCGGACTCGGCGACATCGGCGGCAACTTCGGCACCGACGACCCGCGCTTCGCCGACGCCCGCGGCGACGTCTTCGTCTGCGCTACCGTGCGTCTCGTCACCGACGCCGGGTTCTCGATCGACAACGTCGCCGTCCAGATCGTGGGCAACCGCCCGAAGATCGCGCCGCGTCGCGCGCTGATGGAGGAGCGGATGAGCGCGATGGTCGGTGCGCCGGTCAGCGTCTCGGCGACCACCACCGACGGTCTGGGCTTCACCGGCCGCGGCGAAGGCATCACCGCGATCGCCACGGCGCTGCTCCGCCGCTAG